A genome region from Musa acuminata AAA Group cultivar baxijiao chromosome BXJ3-5, Cavendish_Baxijiao_AAA, whole genome shotgun sequence includes the following:
- the LOC135585336 gene encoding uncharacterized protein LOC135585336: MSRCFPFPPPGYEKKVKNEARSGHVDSPAKENHKEKHKKEKRHKDKKEGEKRKDKDQSKDRHREKKDRKEKHKDKKKEKNKDNGGNRISEDGNEKQTQFDNKDRLEVSWKTEEVKPCKFADELDYWIKNEEKVATTRMLGDFGSSIQRSSDVSGAESAMVMERVASNKNIAGSMDSSSRRINGMERQTDNFTSSIRSHSEVFGFANAVQKEKNLKNKLISNVSHLGQRGNDGRLQAVDNSRVPIQQRSDGPHTATAVEKENCKHNKVVTIPSSKVQRLFNGMNRSKENLSLLAHGKIDGICLVKTIENRGEIKNVVTSHIFIEQREEDGIGRSMKDADKRIKGNEKNKDREAYGGNEKRHKDKDRDKKKKKKKKKDKNKLDDKEKEQARNGEKGGQTHKERDEIKNNIGKKDQIDSPNLEPVASQRDNKKSDNTRENRKRKELEMNGFSHENDSQPNKFQRTTPSPHLVENGRTVDLSDVACSSIKPEAINNIEVRKLPLDIKEHTVNGTRVAHSSPDGSRHPAVVVNAKVQVSVKAPHPDSKYLSEIYSVPKIYDVPKYDDQEWLLGSCNFQSTQKSKLSADETPQVWAEAVRLGSEDVLALPYVIPF, translated from the exons ATGTCTCGCTGCTTCCCTTTTCCACCACCGGGATATGAAAAGAAGGTGAAGAATGAGGCAAGGAGCGGCCATGTAGATTCACCGGCAAAG GAGAATCACAAAGAGAagcataaaaaggagaagaggcacAAAGATAAAAAAGAAGGTGAAAAAAGGAAGGACAAAGACCAAAGTAAAGATAGGCACAGAGAGAAGAAGGATAGAAAAGAAAAGCACAAGgacaagaaaaaggagaagaataaGGACAATGGTGGAAACAGGATATCTGAAGATGGGAATGAGAAACAGACTCAGTTTGACAACAAAGACAGGCTTGAGGTCAGCTGGAAAACTGAAGAAGTTAAACCTTGTAAATTTGCTGACGAGTTGGACTATTGGATCAAAAATGAAGAAAAGGTCGCAACAACGAGAATGCTTGGTGATTTTGGTAGTTCGATCCAAAGAAGCTCTGATGTCTCAGGTGCTGAATCTGCAATGGTTATGGAAAGAGTTGCAAGCAATAAAAACATTGCTGGTTCCATGGATTCTTCTTCCAGGAGAATTAATGGGATGGAAAGGCAAACAGACAACTTCACCAGTTCAATTCGAAGTCATTCTGAGGTCTTTGGATTTGCAAATGCAgtgcaaaaggaaaaaaatttaaagaacaaGTTGATCTCAAATGTCAGTCATCTTGGGCAAAGAGGAAATGATGGTAGGTTACAAGCAGTAGATAACTCTAGGGTTCCCATCCAACAAAGATCTGATGGTCCACACACTGCAACTGCAGTGGAAAAGGAGAACTGTAAACATAACAAAGTTGTCACAATTCCCAGCAGCAAAGTGCAAAGATTATTTAATGGAATGAACCGATCAAAAGAAAACCTCTCCCTTCTGGCACATGGAAAGATAGATGGCATTTGCCTTGTGAAGACAATAGAGAACAGGGGAGAGATAAAGAATGTTGTTACAAGCCACATTTTCATAGAGCAGAGAGAAGAGGATGGGATTGGCAGATCAATGAAGGATGCAGACAAAAGGATCAAGGGGAATGAGAAGAACAAGGACAGGGAAGCTTATGGTGGAAACGAAAAGAGACACAAGGACAAAGATcgggataagaagaagaagaaaaagaagaaaaaggacaaGAACAAACTTGATGACAAAGAAAAAGAGCAGGCAAGAAATGGAGAGAAAGGTGGGCAAACACATAAAGAACGTGATGAAATAAAGAACAACATAGGTAAAAAGGATCAGATAGATAGTCCGAATCTAGAGCCAGTGGCTTCTCAGAGGGACAACAAAAAGAGTGACAATACTCGTGAAAATAGGAAGAGAAAGGAACTTGAGATGAATGGTTTTTCAcatg AGAATGATTCACAGCCGAACAAGTTCCAAAGAACAACTCCTTCCCCCCACCTTGTAGAAAATGGGAGAACAGTGGACTTATCCGATGTTGCTTGTTCCTCCATAAAGCCCGAGGCCATAAACAACATCGAGGTAAGAAAGCTCCCTTTAGATATCAAGGAACACACTGTAAATGGCACAAGAGTAGCTCATTCATCTCCAGATGGCTCAAGGCATCCTGCTGTTGTCGTCAATGCAAAGGTCCAAGTTTCTGTGAAGGCTCCTCACCCGGATTCCAAGTATCTTAGTGAAATATACTCTGTT